In Parasteatoda tepidariorum isolate YZ-2023 chromosome 8, CAS_Ptep_4.0, whole genome shotgun sequence, the DNA window aacggacccttcacaaaatgtctggacagacccctgcttacATGATGTATCAGAACTTTACTTGTAGCCTAAAAAATGTTGCTGGTAAAatctcagttattttatttctccaatgttggcaggtatgctcttaaactaatttatttgtccattattcattattttatacctTGTCATACACCAGCACAAAGATATGTTCTTTAGTGATGTCAATGTCTGAGAAAATTCTATGTTAATAACTTATCTATTAATAACTTATCTATAAgactcttgttttttttctctccaaataaatttgttctatgatatttagatttatttgtgttacatagttttaaatgaGCTAATCTcacccctatataattttttgtttgttagaTATCACACAATgtttgcaaagaagaaaaagaagccAATCATATCTTTGCCAACGAACTTTGAACATCGTGTCCACACTGGTTATGACAGAAAAGAGGGTAAATTTGTGGGTCTTCCTCCTCAGTGGGCCAGCCTTATCCAGCCCATCTCAAACCGGCCAAAGCCAATCATCGATCCGTCTCAGATCACACCAATCGAAATGATGGACATAAAATCTCATGTAAGTCTTTTGgattattttctctctttttttttttttgaataaactcatggattattatttatttattttttgcatttgtaCTAATACATCAGCTTCAGATTGCTAGCCGGTTCTTTGAGAAGTAAACTTAGTCGGTGGGCAATGTTTTTCACATTGCCATAATCGTGCATTTGGCTATGAAATTGTAGAGCCTTTTTTGGCGTGACTAACACTACAAATATTAACActaggaagtcattttgactgctttttaatttcgattagaaaaacaattacatatagatatataatgacacaatttcttagaattttgtgactttttgtacaacatacaatttttttttattgttaaggtTGTTGAcgtttatatttgataaattatacgtttaagtcagaaatatttaaccatttttgaaagttttgaacTAAATACAACTGAGTCTAAATTTTTGACCAGtactgtatgtatatatattatatatattattggaATTTGCAGACGATAGTAAGAGGGAGTTATGGTACCAGCACTATGCATCGCAACGGTCCAGTTTCGGTCACACGATCGAATTCTCTGAGGAAAGAGAGCCCTCCTCAAATCCGCAGAGACTACTTAAGCAGGCTACCCCCTCCTGTTCCAGAAGATGAAATCCAGCACAGCGGACCTCACCCACCCCCCGGTGGACCTCCCGTTTACCAAGGACATTATCCTCATCACCATACGCATCAGCACAACATGCACCATCAACAACAAATTCCAAACCGCAGACACGTTCATCACAATACATACAGAAATGAGGGAAGAAGAGATGCATCTCCTTACGGTCAGGAACCCAAAGGCGTCGGCCCTCCTCCTTTCGATGCCGTCGAAGATCATTCCCGACCTCCCGACAGAGATGGTGATTGGAATCACGAGGAACAATATCATAatctagtaattattttttctttggatattgagcttttaaaaaatattgaaaatgttttgaaacataatgtattataatttttacacaatGTTAAACTACACCTCTTTGAGAATCTgtgtaaattgaaaattaagctttaaaatctctaaaattcATGTTCTGCtagcttataaaattaataaaaaaaatgtaattttaaaatgagttaagATCAAACATTTCTgtaactttctttttatcttgTTAAATGTGAATTACGCTCACTATATTCAATAGCATTAAgagaaagttctttttaattcaatatactgatgttgaatttttctcttaaattttaaaattagctattAGTGTAAGCGAGTTTGTACTCTAtgtatgtaaaatgttttttaattaattattgtaagattttcaaaatcactttttattgaaaaagaaagaaaaaaattttaacgaagagaattttatttgaaatattttaattgtttttttaaatttattttcttctatgcAGCAGACAATAGTAAGAAAAGTTCAAAcgagaatttttgttttgtaaaaatatttgatctcATAAATTGTATAATGTAAATAGTTCTAATGTAAATAATGTCATTAATGTAAATAGTTCTGAAGTATAAGGTTTTCTTTATACTGACAAAATGGGGGGCGATTCACTTTTTGGCATTTATTActctaactaatattttaatattagatatttattgCATGTTAATgtgtaaacataaaatatttacttattatgcTTTATTGTGTTAGTATATTTATGGAACTAAAGTGGATATTTctgaattgtttatttattattaataaaaaaaaaggtttttattgaattcttttcatgtttgttacttttaattcagtgcttaattcatatttaacttttatttttaatctattaaatgacctagattaaaaaaaaaattactataaactaaaaaaaagtattatttttttttaaaaattgatttctttttcaatcctgattaaactattggagaaatcagtattttgttaattttgattacCTTTAAGTATTAgatatataatttatctttgtgaatgataaaatatttttaactgttatgtAAGAGTTCATCTAGATtgcctataaaaattaaagttttattttatgatcagTATCAAACTTAtcttatatttgtttgtttttaggTTCCATCAAAAATGCCCCCTGTGCCTCCGATGCAAAATCAATATTCACCTCATCCTGGGCATCCACCGCCTGGCAATCCACCTTCGCACCGCCCCCCAGTTCCAAATGGCAATTCTCATCCAAATTCAAAGAATTTACCTGATATGAATATCAACAACCAGCAAAACATCTCCCAAAACAATAATCAGATGGATCGAAGTAGTAAACCTTCCAGGCCACCTTTTACTCAACCTCATCAGCCAAAAGAGCAACCTCCTCTGCCTGTTGAgcataaagaaaacaataaggTAGTTCtacccccttttttttcctcctgattctttttattttcttaatttttttagcgcTGCAAACATGCcaacaattacaatttattcgtaatttttatgatttcataGTTTAGATTACGGCctgagtaataaaaattacgttatttgggaatttctataatatattgttaataataagtttttcccCTTAACTacttagaattataaaaaaaatttttaaattaaagtccGATAACTTTTCTCTACTTCTTAgacaattctaaaattaataaataaaaaataaaaatgaatttatcaaaacaaGACACACACACAAAAAGAGATTTGATCTTTCTCATTTCCAATACACTATTCTGAAACctaattttctctcttttaatcGAAAAACTAAAGAACATAAACTGAAATTTGAAGTACTGTGAGCAAAAAGTTTTAGTTGTTCAAATACAGGATAATAAAAAGACAATAAGGGttagttctaatttaaacaaaaacttgtacattgattcaatttaattttatcattttaatttaaaatttcagtcttttttaatttagtacttttatcttagtgttatttttctttatttcattgcaaatgtatgcataaattaattataattatgtaccTATATACAATTAAGTAGTATATGTGCCTTAAAATtgtgtatttcattttaaaagttaagtcCTTACTTAGTAAATGTAGGTTTTTAGTACTTaggtttttaagttaaatttaggtttttaagtttttattcctGGGTACTAAATAAGAATGCATGATTTGCTTCTGacaagaaagtaaaatatttggtaaCTATTTATAGCTTGTTTTGTTgcaaggtaaattttttttataaatgttttagattgttaaccttttatttttattacataaggATAAGCAgattgttatataaaaatttaaattttcttaattaaaaatcgtcaactttttgttaatagaattaaattcaaacttggattttaataatcattacaTTCAGTTAACATTTCAACTAAAtattctgttgaaaaaaaaattgcaaatctcaatttttgcacttcattttacaattcaatttcaatgaaatcattaaaaatggaatttggattagtttcaaaaatgtcGTTAAACCTtaacaatctaaaaatattgaagcaaaCCTGGCCCAGGTTTGCAAAGATTGCCTGGTCCTACTTTGGTGAGCCctgttaattaatacaaataaattttgttttaaatttattgattttttttaaaagaaatgtaactAATTGGCACTTATATTCATTGATAAACattcatactatttttaatgtccttaacttttcaaaaaattccttaatttttttaaaaaggaattgttAATAGTCCTTAatatttgctttgttaaaagagtgggaaccctgattTAGTTCTGGTTTAGTCAGCATTGTTCTCTATTTAActataattgaaaacatttttattataacttttattataggtgagaaaagaaattaaatgaagataaaaaaaaaagtgcttagtGGTCTAAAAGCAGTGTACtaataagtacatttttaagTGTACTCAATTGtcaaatctatttttggtttaaatatttttctttattcatattattttaatatgcccTGGGGGTCATTTTTCAGAGTaattgattctaaaaatacctcaaatataaatgttgttttcaattatttgaaaaaaaattctgtggtGTTAGAAATAGTTAATGATTCCTTGATATTTTTGCTAATCTAATTCTGGTTATAAATCCATTTCAAGCTTTTTGATAGAATATCTTGAGTTCTGAAATTCGATGTTTTGCTTTCCACAAATAGaagggtttatttttttttactttgattttccaaataggaatttttagctttatttacctttatttcctagttttttatgttattctgaTTCAATTATGTGTTTTCCTTTACATGCAGTGAACTTGTATGATTTGCTAATTTGTAATTCTCTTCTTTCAGACTCCTCAAGAGCCGGTTAAATCTGAAACACGTCCTCCAGCTAAGTCAAACCAAAATCAAAATCATCTAGAACAGCAGAGACTCTCACATGAGCAGGTaactttaattcattaatttattcaaaagaaattagttaaaaGTGGGTAAacagaaaatagattttgaaaagaataatagaaaaaaggaaaatataggAAATATCACGGCTTGAAATTTATGctgatctaaaattttaatcagttttgCCATAAAGTAACTATCGGTGGTCCCCCAGACCAGCAATTTATGTGAGAGATGGCGTGCAGTGTTGGATGTTTGATTTTactcttacatatttttttctgcatttttgtcacaaaacatatttcaccatatttgtGAACATTACAAACTCTCTTTATTCAAACACAAattctaatttctaataaatattgaaaaatggacAGTACATGcagaacattttagaacaacaGTGAacattttacttacattttactACTTTATTACATAGCAGAACAGCATTGaacattttacttcataaattcaaattggAAAAGCGCACAGTGCAGCTATaaccaaatttgtattttagtaaattagtaacaacataaaattacttaataataaaaataaataaaaataaaatatcattgtgTGTTTGCAGAACATTCCTTCATCAGGggactttttttttagagaaaaaataagagACCTGTAAACAAACCAGTAAAAATTTGTGTTAACCCATTTTAGGCCAAGCatggaaatgtaataaaatgtggtgttattttaatttaaatatgcttgcattacaatttattaagaCTCAAAAAACTTCATgtaggaaatattattttttatttaagaaataaagtgGTACATATAGGCATCCTTCACTAAATTAATGGACAAACTATTTAGTTGAACgcttgtttttttatgatttaaaatttttttttatttactgatatGCAACTTTAATCCATCTTAAAAATGTATGACAAAtctcaaaatgaataattatacattttccaaaaattttatttgtcaataacggctttaagttttaaaacaaaacttgaaTAGCTTACAAATTTCTCAACAGAAAGTGCTTATTccaattaaattactaataatttatgGATCTCTTCAGAACTCTTGacaatagcagaaaaataaaattagtgaaaaatattcatcacagtgttaataaaaatatatttattgaaacggTGCATTTGCGCACCTTTGGCCGAAAATGAGTTAACTATAGTTTGTTCAACGAGAACTGATAGTGAAAGTAAACAAAGCGGAATGCTATTTGACGCAATACCGTTGTCTGCTTGGCGCCGGAATTATGCCAAATAGTGCCTACCAGTCAAGCATGAATTTTNctcattttaaaaataaaatgtttattttcaactcGACATTTCGTTGCAAATCAATTCTGAATcgtttatttgattattattagtGCCTTTTGTGATATCTATAGCCGCATGTGTCTCTTATACCATTGCACAGTGCTTTTAGTTCAAAGTTAGAAGATAATTCTAGAGTCAAATGTGGGCTTATTAGAACTGTAAgtgaagatttaatttaaaacagaactTGGTATGAACAAAtcaagtattataaataaaaagcacgaaaaaaaatattgcttgctTACAACTATCTCACATAATCACAGCATcattcaataaacaaataaagaaagaacaaaCAAGAACCACTTTAATTTCAGGTTGTAAGTATATATACGATTATTAGTAACGAGACGTAAAATCATTCGCATTTTCGAGATTATaccaacaaaaacttttttagatttGTTACTTTTGAGATCCTTTGAGTTTTAAGTGcttaaatgtgcttatttttgattttacattttttaaaagctcttaaaggtgctttttttttattcggtgtttgtaaaaagtgcttaattttatttcttttaaaaatatttatcagaaactagttattttatcatgattatgtagagtttttgaaaatgtttttgaattttagtgattttatgcttataaattaagaaccttaaacgataaaattttttaaattttttttttattactgcaaagattctaattatgattttgttttggaaagtgattaataatattttttgagtgcttaaaagttgcttatttttttgttgaaacccTGTCTTATAGTATGATGTCTTTCATTTTTGCAGGTTGTCATCATGCGTGATTATCACCATCCAAATATTGTTGAAATGT includes these proteins:
- the LOC107451326 gene encoding serine/threonine-protein kinase PAK mbt isoform X3 → MFAKKKKKPIISLPTNFEHRVHTGYDRKEGKFVGLPPQWASLIQPISNRPKPIIDPSQITPIEMMDIKSHTIVRGSYGTSTMHRNGPVSVTRSNSLRKESPPQIRRDYLSRLPPPVPEDEIQHSGPHPPPGGPPVYQGHYPHHHTHQHNMHHQQQIPNRRHVHHNTYRNEGRRDASPYGQEPKGVGPPPFDAVEDHSRPPDRDGDWNHEEQYHNLVPSKMPPVPPMQNQYSPHPGHPPPGNPPSHRPPVPNGNSHPNSKNLPDMNINNQQNISQNNNQMDRSSKPSRPPFTQPHQPKEQPPLPVEHKENNKTPQEPVKSETRPPAKSNQNQNHLEQQRLSHEQVVIMRDYHHPNIVEMFDSFLVGDELWVVMEFLEGGALTDIVTHSRMDEEQIATVCKQCLKALAFLHSQGVIHRDIKSDSILLASDGRVKLSDFGFCAQVSNELPNRKSLVGTPYWMAPEVISRLPYGPEVDIWSLGIMVIEMVDGEPPFFNEPPLQAMRRIRDMPPPKLKNTHKVSPRLQGFLEKMLVRDPSQRATACELLQHPFLMQAGAPSLLVPLMRSFRHSPC
- the LOC107451326 gene encoding serine/threonine-protein kinase PAK mbt isoform X2; its protein translation is MLSDGGMPMCVSYHTMFAKKKKKPIISLPTNFEHRVHTGYDRKEGKFVGLPPQWASLIQPISNRPKPIIDPSQITPIEMMDIKSHTIVRGSYGTSTMHRNGPVSVTRSNSLRKESPPQIRRDYLSRLPPPVPEDEIQHSGPHPPPGGPPVYQGHYPHHHTHQHNMHHQQQIPNRRHVHHNTYRNEGRRDASPYGQEPKGVGPPPFDAVEDHSRPPDRDGDWNHEEQYHNLVPSKMPPVPPMQNQYSPHPGHPPPGNPPSHRPPVPNGNSHPNSKNLPDMNINNQQNISQNNNQMDRSSKPSRPPFTQPHQPKEQPPLPVEHKENNKTPQEPVKSETRPPAKSNQNQNHLEQQRLSHEQVVIMRDYHHPNIVEMFDSFLVGDELWVVMEFLEGGALTDIVTHSRMDEEQIATVCKQCLKALAFLHSQGVIHRDIKSDSILLASDGRVKLSDFGFCAQVSNELPNRKSLVGTPYWMAPEVISRLPYGPEVDIWSLGIMVIEMVDGEPPFFNEPPLQAMRRIRDMPPPKLKNTHKVSPRLQGFLEKMLVRDPSQRATACELLQHPFLMQAGAPSLLVPLMRSFRHSPC